A region from the Mucilaginibacter sp. CSA2-8R genome encodes:
- a CDS encoding DUF5675 family protein produces MELTLIRKAKSDTTTLGQLLVNSHFTCYTLEDKDRDLVQTMKPADIAKIKVHAKTAIPKGRYQVVITFSNRFQKDLPLLVNVPGYEGVRIHSGNTDKDTEGCILVGYEQNTDWVGQSRMAMTGLMALLHQAVIKKEQIFITIQ; encoded by the coding sequence ATGGAGTTAACCCTAATTCGGAAAGCAAAATCCGACACCACTACGCTCGGCCAGCTGCTTGTAAACAGCCACTTTACCTGCTACACACTGGAAGACAAGGACCGCGACCTGGTGCAAACCATGAAGCCGGCCGACATTGCCAAAATCAAAGTACACGCCAAAACTGCAATACCGAAAGGCCGGTACCAGGTTGTTATTACCTTCTCTAACCGGTTTCAGAAAGATTTGCCTTTACTGGTTAACGTACCCGGTTACGAAGGGGTGCGGATCCACTCCGGTAACACCGATAAAGATACCGAAGGCTGCATCCTGGTAGGCTATGAGCAGAATACTGACTGGGTAGGTCAAAGCCGTATGGCTATGACCGGACTGATGGCACTTTTACACCAGGCAGTTATCAAAAAAGAGCAAATTTTTATCACCATCCAATAA
- a CDS encoding DUF6712 family protein: protein MILISNIDQLKGANSSVVHNMKFESIASFVRDTAFNELHKAIGRDTYTILVAGGGDLIGHAASLARTAEANLAIAGYVSSGSVKLGEMGTMVFQDEKYKIASDKKIAALVNDSRMAGYRALDSLLEYMEREPRTFTKYFDSPERRSNLNGFVHSTLIFNEAQYIDNNPVLFRSLKSFIRNAERQYIEPLLGNEFTTGFKSRMLAQQLTEDDLTLHRYIADVVAPAAIAEAIPYQAVKMDANGIFVNSVGLSAGAENVERQTSADTRRLVMAMTAMEEQSETSLARLREYIYNNSTKLPGVRPVTLDTRSTLNDDDRGFYFV from the coding sequence ATGATCCTGATCAGCAACATAGACCAATTAAAGGGAGCCAACAGCTCCGTGGTCCACAATATGAAATTTGAAAGCATTGCATCCTTTGTCCGGGATACTGCATTCAATGAACTGCACAAGGCTATTGGCCGCGACACTTACACTATCCTGGTGGCTGGAGGTGGAGACCTGATAGGCCACGCCGCCAGCCTGGCCAGGACGGCTGAGGCTAACCTGGCAATTGCCGGCTATGTATCGTCCGGAAGCGTAAAGCTCGGTGAAATGGGTACCATGGTATTCCAGGATGAGAAGTATAAAATTGCTTCAGATAAAAAGATCGCTGCCCTGGTGAATGATTCCCGCATGGCTGGGTACCGGGCGCTCGACTCCCTGCTGGAGTACATGGAGCGTGAGCCTAGAACGTTTACCAAATATTTTGATAGCCCGGAACGTAGAAGCAATTTAAACGGCTTTGTGCATAGTACGCTTATCTTTAACGAGGCACAATACATTGATAATAACCCTGTTTTGTTCCGTTCGTTAAAGTCTTTCATCAGGAATGCTGAGCGCCAGTATATTGAGCCATTGCTGGGTAATGAGTTCACTACCGGCTTTAAAAGCCGGATGCTTGCCCAGCAGCTAACCGAAGATGATTTGACGCTGCACCGGTACATCGCTGATGTGGTGGCGCCTGCCGCTATTGCTGAGGCTATACCTTACCAGGCGGTTAAGATGGATGCCAACGGGATTTTTGTTAATTCCGTAGGCTTGAGCGCCGGCGCTGAAAATGTCGAAAGGCAAACCTCGGCTGATACCCGGCGCCTGGTGATGGCCATGACGGCAATGGAGGAGCAATCCGAAACAAGCCTGGCCAGGCTGCGCGAATACATATACAATAACAGCACTAAGCTGCCCGGTGTCCGTCCTGTTACGCTCGACACCCGGTCGACCTTAAACGACGACGATCGCGGTTTTTATTTTGTCTAA